A segment of the Gemmatimonadaceae bacterium genome:
GGCCCTTTCAGGACAGTGCCACGGGACCCAGCCTGTTCGAGGATGGCCTGCGTCAGGTGCGTGCCGGCGTGACGACGATGGAGGAAGTCGTGCGCGCGACGGGCGGTGACCGCGGCAACGTGCCGACTTGAGCGCGGCGCAAGGACTTACAGCTTCTTATAAACGCGCACGTAGTCCACGACCATCGTCTGTGGGAAAGTCGTCGTCGCATCCGGATCGCCGGGCCAGCCTCCGCCGACGGCAACATTCATGAGCAGAAAGAACGGGTGATCGAACACCCATGTCGTGCCGGATGGAATGCTGCCTAACGTCGTCTGGAAGTACTGTGCGCTGTCGACGAACCACTGGACGCTATTCGGGTTCCACTCGACGGCATAGACGTGAAAATCATCGGCGAACACGCCGCTGCCGAGCTGGTATGGTCCTCCGATGCCGCCGGCGCCGGAATATCCAGGACCGTGCATCGTCCCGTGAACGACGGCTGGCTCCTTTCCAATGTTCTCCATGATGTCGATCTCGCCGCTCTTCGGCCAACCGACGAGATCGATGTTGTTGCCCAGCATCCAGAAGGCGGGCCAGAGCCCCTGTCCGCGAGGAATGCGAATGCGCGCCTCGAAGCGCCCATAGGACTGCGAGAAAAGACCCGCGGTTTTGATTCGCGCCGAGGTGTATCGACAGCTCCCATACCAGCAGCTGTCGACAGTGTTCGCCGGTTCAGCGAGTGCCGTGATAACCAGATGCCCGTTACCGTCGAGCGAAATATTGTCGAGGCGCGTCGTGTAGAACTCGCGCTCCTGATTGCCCCAGCCGCCTCCGCCGGTGTCCGCGACCCACTTCGTGCGATCGAAGGAGATGCCCGCCGCACCATCGAACTCGTCGCTCCAGACGAGCGTCCAGGATGGCGGCGTCACGGGAGGCGTCGTCACGCCCGACGTATTCGACGTCGCCGCGGACGCACACGCGGCAAGGAAGAGCACGACCACCGCTCGAGCATCCGCACGAGTTTTCATGCCCTTGAATGTGCGGCGCACACTGCCGCGTCGGAAGCGCGCCCGACGAATTTTGTGAACGATCTGGCGAACTACCGGCGCCCCGCCTCGACGGGTGTGCTGTTCACGGAATCGTCGTCTGGTTCGTAGTGCGCGGAACGTTCGGATGCCTTCGATTCTGTCCTCTGTCGCTCAGCGCTCGCGACACCACCGAATTGCCTAACGAAACGCCCGTACGTCCGTTCGGGGTCGTGGTCGAAACGGGAAGTGTCACGGTGAAGAGCGCACCACCTTCGGCCACGTTCACCGCACTTACACGGCCGTGATGCCGCTCGACGATCGACCGGACAATCGTGAGGCCCATGCCGAGTCCTTGTGTCTTCGTCGTGAAGAAGGGCTCGAAGAGATGCGCTTCCACGTCGGAAGGGATGCCAGGTCCGCTGTCGCGAATTGCGATCTCCGCCACGCCACGGACGAGCGTTGTGCTGACACTCACCGCGCGCCGGATGCTGGACGAGGACGCCGCATCCAGTGCATTGATCGTGAGATTGAGGATTACCTGTTGCAGCTGCACGGGATCCCCCATGAGCGTGAGCGAGTGCGGTGTGAGGGAGAGCTCCAGACCGGTGCTCCGGAGCACCGCGTCATGCTGGAGAAGATGCACGGCCTGCCGGCAAATCTCGTTGATGTCGAGCGTCGTCGTCGCGGATGACTCCTTGCGCAAGAGCAGCCGAATCTGGTTGATGACCTCCGCCGCGCGATCGCAGTCGCTGACGATGTTTCTGAAGCTTTCTGCCGCCTCGTCGAGATCGCGCGTCCCACGCGCGAGGAGAATCGATCCGGCCTCGGCGTTCGCACGAATCGCGGTCAGCGGCTGACGCAACTCGTGCGAAAAGGAGGCAGCGAGCTCGGCGACCGCTGCCACTCGGCCCATGTGCGCGATCTCGCGCCTTGTCTCTTCGGCGGCAGCCACTTCATTCGCCATGTGATTGAAGCTGTCTGCGAGACGCGCGATCTCGGCCACGTCGGCCCCTGGCACACGAACGTCGTATCGTCCGCGAGCAATCGACTCCGCGGCATCGGCGATCGCGACAATCGGCTTGGCGACTCGTCGACCGATGAACAGCGCCGCACCGGTTCCGGCAAAGATCAGGACGATGCCGACGACAACCAATTGCCGGAGGGTGGCCCGGGGCGCGGCGAGGATATAGTCGAGTCGCGACTGCATCATGATCTGGAGCGGCGTCTCCGGAATCGGCGCGCTCGCGGTGACAACTCTCACGTCGGTGCCATCATGGTCAGACTGGTTGATGACGCTGCCCGGTGGAGTAGCCGGCACGCCGCCGACGGTCGCCCAGGTGCTTCCATCGGCATTGCCGTAGTACGTCGTCACGCCGTCGCCCGCGAGCGCGCGCACGCTGCGATCCGCCTGCGTATTGTCCGCGATGCGACGCTCGTGCGCGATGTATCCGATCACTCCACGCCGCCTAACGACTGGCTGCACCAGCCAGAAATAGACGCTCCCGTCGGACACGTAGAGTGGGCTCAGCCCCAACGACTCGGGCGCTCTGGCCGCGCGGACCGCCAGGCGCAACATCGCTCGAGCGCCTAACGCCAAATTGCTCACGGGTATCGCTGCCGTCACCGACCTCCCTCGACCGACATGGGTGGCGCGCTGCCCCTTCGCATCCCACAGCTCGATCACCAGCCCGGAGTCCGTCGGGAGCACGAGGCCGGCGAGTACCAGGCGTGCGTCGGCGAGGAGCTTCTTCGAAGAAGCTGATACGCTTCGCTCGTTCTCGCGGGCGTCGGCGTCGCCCAACGCGAGGGTGAGCGCGGCATTACGCGCCGCCGTCAGGTAACGAAGCCGGTTTTGCCTGAGTCCCGTTTCAGCGACGGCGGCGAGTTCGCGAGTCGATCGGACGAGTCGCTCCTCCGCTCCCGCAATCGCCGAGCGCGTCAGCATCTTGTACGCCGCGGCGACGACCACTATCAGGCAAAGGGCGATCACTCCACCGGTGAGAAGCGCCAGCCTTCGCGCCAGCGACATGCGGTGTCGAGCTTCGGCGATTGGCATTCAGAAACTCTGGTGTGCCACGGCAGAGTCCGTGCGAACCGACCAGCAGGCGCTATCGTCCGAGCTGTCGCTCGCGCGACTCGCGAGGCACGGGCGCAGAAGCTCGAGCAGCGCAGCCGCGGTGAATGGTTTGCGGAGCCAGCCGCGCGCGCCAACGGCTCGAGCGTGCTGCAGCGTGGCCGGATCATCGTACGCACTGATGAAGATGACCGGCGGAAGCGAGTCCGCACGCGCCAGGAGACGGTCGTAGAACTCGAAACCTGTCGACGTTCCGAGCTGAACGTCGATTACGAGACAGCATGGCGACGAGAGGTCCCGCTCGAAATACTCCTCCGCGTCACCGAACGTCTCAGCGCGGACGCCAAGCACACGCAGCAAACGGACTAGCGATCGCCTGATCGACTCATCGTCGTCGACGATACCGACCCACTCTTCGAAAGTGATCGGCAATGGAGACATCGCTTCGGTCCGGCAGGTGGTGGTTGTATCCAGGAGTAATGGGCGCCACAGGTTGACTCAATTCTCACCATAGCGCTGCCGCCGGGCAGCCATATTGGACTTTCGACCAATCGTTACTTTAGAAGGAACCCTCCATTCGGTCGAACAATGAAGCGCCTCTCTCTGATCATTGCAGCCGCCGTCCCGCTCCTCGCTGCCGCGCCGCAGCAAGAGTCTCGGAACCCGGAGCTTGCGCGTCTCGAGCGCGAAGCACAAAACGTCTCCATCACGCGTGATGATTGGGGCATTCCCCACGTCTACGGGAAGACCGACGCCGACGCGGTGTTTGGTCTCGTCTACGCGCAGGCGGAAGACGACTTCAATCGCGTCGAGACAAACTTCATCAATGCGATCGGGCGGCTCGCCGAGGCAGAAGGGGAAAAGGAGATCTACCGCGACCTCAGGATGAAGCTGTTCATCGATCCAGACACGCTCAAGGCGGACTACGCCGCGAGCCCGGACTGGCTCAAGAAGCTGATGGACGCCTGGGCCGATGGGTTGAACTTCTATCTGGCGAAGCATCCCACGGTGAAACCGCGTGTTATCACGCACTTCGAGCCGTGGATGGCGCTGAGCTTCAGTGAGGGGAGCATCGGCGGCGACATCGAGCGCGTGAACCTCAATCAGCTCGCGGCGTTCTACGGAAACCAACCGCGTGAAGACAAGGGATCACAGCGCGAGGACGAAACCACGATGCCTAACGAGCCGAGCGGCTCGAATGGGGTAGCGATCGCGCCGTCGAATACCGTTGGGCATCACGCCTTGCTCCTGATCAACCCGCATACGTCGTTCTTCTTCCGTGCCGAGGTGCAGGTGCACAGCGACGAGGGGCTGAACGCGTACGGCGCGGTCACGTGGGGGCAGTTCTTCGTCTATCAGGGTTTCAACGATCGCATCGGTTGGATGCACACGTCGAGCGGCGTCGACGCGATCGATGAGTATCTCGAGACGATCGTGAAGAAGGGCGATCAGCTGTTTTACAAATATGGCAACGAGGAGCGACCCATAACGGTGAGTACGATCACCGTGCCTTACAAGACGGCGAGTGGTATGGCGACGAAGCAGTTCACCGTGTACCGCACACATCACGGACCGATCATTCGTGAGCAGAACGGCAAGTGGGTCGCCATTCGGCTCATGAACGAGCCGGTGAAGGCGCTCACGCAGTCCTACACACGGACGAAGGCGCGCGATTACAAGTCGTTCAAGCAGATCATGGATCTGCACACGAACTCGTCGAACAATACTATTTACGCGGACGCCGACGGGAACATCGCCTACTTTCATGGGAACTTCATTCCGCGTCGCAATACTCGCTTTGATTGGTCGAAGCCCGTGGAGGGAAGCGACACCGCCACCGAGTGGCACGGCTTGCTATCCGTCGACGAGTCGCCGCATCTGCTGAATCCTGCAAGCGGATGGCTGTATAACTCCAATAACTGGCCGTGGTCGGCCGCGGGACCGTCGAGCCCGAAGCGTGCGGACTATCCCGCCTACGTCGAGACGGGTCGTGAGGAGTCGTGGCGCGGCTACCATGCCTTGCGTGTGCTCTCGAATCGCAAGGATTTCACGGTCGAGCGGCTCCGCGCTGCGGCCTACGACAGCTATCTCCCCGCTTTCGAGAAATTCATCCCTTCCCTCCTCTCCGCGTACGATCAGTTGCCGGCGAGCGACCCGCTCAAGACGAAACTCGCCGAGCAGATCAAATTGCTGCGTGGGTGGGACTATCGTTGGGCAGTTCCGTCGGTGGCGACCTCACTTGCAGTGTTCTGGGGCGAAGAGATGACTCGGCGCGTCGGCGCCGAGGCGCGCCGCGCCGGCGTCTCGACCGATGACTACATCCTCGGGAAGGCAACGCCGGCGGAGCGCGTGGAAGCGCTCGCCGCGGCATCGGACAAGCTCGGCGCCGACTTTGGAAACTGGAAGACGCCGTGGGCCGATATCAACCGCTTCCAGCGCCTAACGGGTGACATCGTCCAACCCTTCAACGACGCCGGGGCGAGCATTCCCGTCGGGTTCACGTCGTCGCGATGGGGCTCGCTCGCTTCGTTTGGCGCGCGGCCATATCCGGGGACAAAGAAGTGGTATGGCACGAGCGGCAACAGCTTCGTTTCGGTCATCGAGTTCGGGGATAGCGTGCGAGCAATTGCGGTGACCGCGGGCGGTGAGAGCGGGCATCCGGCCTCACCACACTTCAACGACGAGGCGCAGCGATACGCGACTGGTGACCTGCGCCCGGTCTACTTCTATCGGTCTCAACTCGCGGGCCACACGGAAAAAACGTACAATCCAGGCGCGGAGGTCGAACCATAGGCTTGCCGCGTGACGCTCGACGAGGAGTCCAAGGTCTCATATGCCTAACGATTTTCAGGAGCAGGAGCAGACGAGACTGCGGGTCGCGCTATCCGTGGCGGCAGGTTTTCTCGCGGAAGTGTTCACGATCGCCGTCGTCGGGATCGTCATTCTCGGCCACCGACTGATGGCTCCTGGGCAGTCTCCGGACGTTCAGCGTGAGTTCAATTTCCGCGCGGCGTACATCACGGGCCCGCTCTTTGGTGTGATCTTCACGTACGTGATGGCAACGTGGGTCGTGCGCAAAGCCAAGGGGCGATACTTCGCGCATGCGCTGCTCGTCGGCGCGGGAGCGATCGTACTCCACGTCGTGACCACGATCGGCGCGCCGGGTGGATACGGCTTGATCCATGGCGTCGCCGATTTCCTGAAGCTCGTCGCCGCGGTGACGGCGGCGTACGTGGGCGAACGCAAGAGGGCTGGCCGCGTCGTCACCGCCTAACGTGGTGCGCATCCGTGGCGACGGCTAACGTCTACACTCGCCGCTGGTTCTCCACCTTCCTCGGCCGGATCGACGCGGCGATCGTCGACCGCGAGATCGCGTTTCTACGCAGGCACCTGGCCGCGGGCGCGCGCGTGCTCGACCTCTGCTGCGGCACCGGCCGGCACGCGGCTCCGTTGAGCGACGCTGGATTCCGCATCGTCGGCCTCGATCGAGACGCGTCGGCATTACGCGACGCAAGATCGTGGGCGCCAGCCGCAGACTTCGTGCGCGCCGACATGCGGCAGTTGCCGCTCGAGACAGGCAGCGTCGACGCAGCGATCTGCATGTGGCAGAGCTTCGGCCATTTGGATACTGAGGGTAACGAGGCCATCCTCGGCGGGCTGGCGCGCGTGCTGCTACCTAACGGTTGCCTGGTCATGGATCTCTATCACCTGGATTTTCACGCCGCGCACCAGGGCGAGCGAACGATCGAGCGCGATGGCGAGCGCGTGTTCGAATCGCGCCGGATGCATGGCGATCGGCTGCGCGCGACGCTGCGCTACGAGTCGAGCGGCGAGTCGGAGGAATTCGAGTGGCAGTTGTTCACACCCTCGGCCATTGGAGCAATGGCTCGGCGAGCTGGATTGGAGGTGCGGTTGGTTTGCGCCGAGTTCGACGAGCACGTTGCGGCGTCGAGCGAGCGGGCGAGGATGCAGCTTGTGTTTAGAGGGATGTGAACGGCGGAAACCGCGTGAACGGCGGTGCGAAGAGAAGGATCTAGTGGACTGTAACTGAGATAATGAGAGCAGATGCGAGAGCAGGCGCTTTCCACGCCAAAACAACAAAGCGCATTACGGATTCGACGGATGGACGGATGCTCCGGATCGCTCCGGATCGCTCCGCGAAGAGGACGACTCCGCCTGCCACGAGCCGGGAATATTTGTTAACTGCACACCGATTGAGCGTTGGTGGCGAATCGAGCGCTAGAGGCGTCCCGAGGCCCTAACAAAAATCGTCCGGGCTCGTTGCGCGCAGCTGGATCAAGCAAGGACCGAATCCGTTTGATCCGTGCTATCCGTCGAATCCGTAATACTTCTTTGTCATTGTGGCCTTTTCGGCTGGGCCAGTTTTGATATGGAGTCGGCAAGCCGTGCTCTCACAATCTCAATTACAGTCCACTAGTATCCGTGCCTTGTGGCTCGCCCCTAACAATTGATGCTAGATCCTGGGTCGCTTCGCTCCGGAGGATGACAAAGCCTCTAGCGGACCCCTTCCCCGTTCCTACATTCGCGCACTATGGGCAGCCCCACACCGCTGCACGACCTCTCCAAACTCCGTATCGATCGCGACGCGCCAACGGCCGGCGTGAGACGGGCAGTGATACGAAACGCGATCTTCGCGGTAATCGTGTTCGCTCTTGCCGCGGCCGTGCTTCTCGTTTTGCGCCAGCGATCGGTTGTGCCGGTGCAGACGATCGTCGCCGCCGTGTCGAACGATCCTGGAGTGAAGAGCGGTTCCAGCGGCGCAACGAGCGTGACGGCCAACGGGTACATCGTCGCCCGCACGCGCGCGTCCGTGTCGTCCAAGGTTCCCGGACGACTCGCGTACCTCGGCGTGAGCGAGGGATCATTCGTGACAGAAGGCGAGATCATCGCGCGACTCGAGAATGGCGATTACGCGGCGCAGGTCGCGGAGGCAAACGCGAACATCGCCACCAGCCATGCGCAGGTCGTCGAAGCGGAAGCGGATCGCGATCAGCAGCAAAGCGACGCGAAACGCTTGCGCGACATTCGCGTTCAGAACAAGCAGCTCGTATCGCAGCAGGAAGTGGATGCCGCCGAGACGAAGCTCGCGACCTCCGACGCGCGCGTGAAGGCGGCGCAAGCGCGCGTCATCGCGGCCGATGCATCGTTGCGTTTCGCGCAGGTGAATCTCGCGAACACCGAGATTCGTGCGCCGTTCACGGGTACGGTTTTGCGCAAGGAGGCCGAAGTTGGGGAGGTCGTCGCCCCGTCGGTGGGTGGCGGATTGACGCGCGGTGCGGTCGTGACGATGGCCGACCTCAAGAGCCTCGAGGTCGAGGTCGACGTGAACGAGGCATATATCGCGCGCCTGCACGGCGGACAAGCAGCGCGGATCACGCTCGATGCGTATCCGGACACGTCGTTCGCCGGCCACATTCGGCAGGTCGTGCCGACGGCCGATCGGCAACGGGCGACGGTGCAGGTGAAGGTGACGATCGTCGATCGCGATCCCCGCATTCTGCCCGAAATGGGCGCGCGCGTCGATTTCCTCGAGCCCGAGGCGAAGCTCGCGGGCGCACCTGCGATCGCGTCGGCACCGCGAATTCGGGTTCCGGCCGCGGTCGTTCACGAAGAGAACGGCCAATCGATCGTGTGGCTCGTGCGCGACGGACGCCTCGAGTCGCGCGCCGTCGAGGCAGCGCCGACGAGCGCCGGGTTCCGAGAGATTCGCAAAGGACTCGCCGGCGGCGAGATGTTACTGGCCGGCGGCGTCGATCAGCCGAAGACGGGGATGCGGGTGACGTTTACGAAACCCTAATTCGTTGGGAGTGGCATTATGGCCCTGGTCGAGATTCGCGACGTCTACAAGTCGTTCCAGCGTGACACGCAACACATCGATGTGTTTAACGGCATCACCCTCGACGTGGACGAGGGGAGCTTTCTCGCTCTGATGGGTCCCTCGGGCTCGGGAAAGTCCACGCTGCTCAACCTGATCGCGGGCCTCGACAAGCCGAATGCCGGCACGATTCGCGTCGCAGGCTCCGAAGTCAGCGCGATGAAACCGCGCCAGCTCGCGCCGTGGCGCGCGCGGCATGTGGGTTTCGTGTTTCAGCAATTCAACTTGCTGCCGGTGCTGACGGCATATCAGAACGTCGAGCTGCCGCTGCTGCTCACGCGGCTCTCGAAGAAAGAGCGGGACGAGCGAGTGCGTATCGCGTTAGGCGTCGTGGGACTCGACGATCGGATGGATCACTATCCGCGGCAGCTGTCGGGCGGGCAGGAGCAGCGCGTCAGCATCGCGCGCGCGATCGTCGCCGACCCGACGGTGATTCTCCTTGACGAGCCGACCGGTCAGCTCGACGGCAAGAGCTCGCAGGAGGTGCTCACCCTGCTGAAGCGTCTCAATGCCGAATTCAGGAAAACGATCGTCATCGTGACGCACGACGCTCACGCCGCCGAGCGAGCGACGACGGTGCTCCATCTCGAGAAGGGCGATCTCATTCGCAGCGACTCCGTGCCGAGCCTTCGGGCTGCCGAGGCCGCAACGGCGCGGGTGCCACGATGAAATACCTACCGTTGGTGCTCGCCAATCTCGGACGCCACAAGCGGCGCACGATCCTGACCATAACGAGTGTCGCGCTGGCGCTCTTTCTGTTCGCGTCACTCCAAACGGTGGTGACGACGATCGCGAACGCCGCGAATGTCGGGAGCGTGCGTCGTCTCGTCTCGACGAGCGCGACCGGCATCGTCTTCCCGCTGCCGATCTCGTACGCGAATCGTCTGCAAGCCGTGCCCGGAATCGAGGCGGTGACCTACGCGAACTGGTTCGGCGGCCGCTATGGCGATGGCAGGAAGTTCTTCGGCCAGTTCGCCATCGATCCGAAGTCGTACCTCGACATGTACCCGGAGATCTCCGTCCAGGAAGATCAGAAGCAAGCCTTCGTTCAGGAGCGCTCGGCAGCGCTCGTCGGCAAAGGACTCATGAATGCGTTCGGCTGGAAGCTCGGGCAGAACGTCACGCTTCAGGGAACGATCTATCCGGGCGACTGGACGTTCACGATCCGAGGCACCTACACGCCGACGGCTGCGTCGATCACCGATGACATGATGTTTTTCCACCACGACTATCTCGATGAGCGCACCGGCCGA
Coding sequences within it:
- a CDS encoding acylase, which gives rise to MKRLSLIIAAAVPLLAAAPQQESRNPELARLEREAQNVSITRDDWGIPHVYGKTDADAVFGLVYAQAEDDFNRVETNFINAIGRLAEAEGEKEIYRDLRMKLFIDPDTLKADYAASPDWLKKLMDAWADGLNFYLAKHPTVKPRVITHFEPWMALSFSEGSIGGDIERVNLNQLAAFYGNQPREDKGSQREDETTMPNEPSGSNGVAIAPSNTVGHHALLLINPHTSFFFRAEVQVHSDEGLNAYGAVTWGQFFVYQGFNDRIGWMHTSSGVDAIDEYLETIVKKGDQLFYKYGNEERPITVSTITVPYKTASGMATKQFTVYRTHHGPIIREQNGKWVAIRLMNEPVKALTQSYTRTKARDYKSFKQIMDLHTNSSNNTIYADADGNIAYFHGNFIPRRNTRFDWSKPVEGSDTATEWHGLLSVDESPHLLNPASGWLYNSNNWPWSAAGPSSPKRADYPAYVETGREESWRGYHALRVLSNRKDFTVERLRAAAYDSYLPAFEKFIPSLLSAYDQLPASDPLKTKLAEQIKLLRGWDYRWAVPSVATSLAVFWGEEMTRRVGAEARRAGVSTDDYILGKATPAERVEALAAASDKLGADFGNWKTPWADINRFQRLTGDIVQPFNDAGASIPVGFTSSRWGSLASFGARPYPGTKKWYGTSGNSFVSVIEFGDSVRAIAVTAGGESGHPASPHFNDEAQRYATGDLRPVYFYRSQLAGHTEKTYNPGAEVEP
- a CDS encoding HAMP domain-containing sensor histidine kinase, coding for MPIAEARHRMSLARRLALLTGGVIALCLIVVVAAAYKMLTRSAIAGAEERLVRSTRELAAVAETGLRQNRLRYLTAARNAALTLALGDADARENERSVSASSKKLLADARLVLAGLVLPTDSGLVIELWDAKGQRATHVGRGRSVTAAIPVSNLALGARAMLRLAVRAARAPESLGLSPLYVSDGSVYFWLVQPVVRRRGVIGYIAHERRIADNTQADRSVRALAGDGVTTYYGNADGSTWATVGGVPATPPGSVINQSDHDGTDVRVVTASAPIPETPLQIMMQSRLDYILAAPRATLRQLVVVGIVLIFAGTGAALFIGRRVAKPIVAIADAAESIARGRYDVRVPGADVAEIARLADSFNHMANEVAAAEETRREIAHMGRVAAVAELAASFSHELRQPLTAIRANAEAGSILLARGTRDLDEAAESFRNIVSDCDRAAEVINQIRLLLRKESSATTTLDINEICRQAVHLLQHDAVLRSTGLELSLTPHSLTLMGDPVQLQQVILNLTINALDAASSSSIRRAVSVSTTLVRGVAEIAIRDSGPGIPSDVEAHLFEPFFTTKTQGLGMGLTIVRSIVERHHGRVSAVNVAEGGALFTVTLPVSTTTPNGRTGVSLGNSVVSRALSDRGQNRRHPNVPRTTNQTTIP
- a CDS encoding response regulator; its protein translation is MSPLPITFEEWVGIVDDDESIRRSLVRLLRVLGVRAETFGDAEEYFERDLSSPCCLVIDVQLGTSTGFEFYDRLLARADSLPPVIFISAYDDPATLQHARAVGARGWLRKPFTAAALLELLRPCLASRASDSSDDSACWSVRTDSAVAHQSF
- a CDS encoding efflux RND transporter periplasmic adaptor subunit produces the protein MGSPTPLHDLSKLRIDRDAPTAGVRRAVIRNAIFAVIVFALAAAVLLVLRQRSVVPVQTIVAAVSNDPGVKSGSSGATSVTANGYIVARTRASVSSKVPGRLAYLGVSEGSFVTEGEIIARLENGDYAAQVAEANANIATSHAQVVEAEADRDQQQSDAKRLRDIRVQNKQLVSQQEVDAAETKLATSDARVKAAQARVIAADASLRFAQVNLANTEIRAPFTGTVLRKEAEVGEVVAPSVGGGLTRGAVVTMADLKSLEVEVDVNEAYIARLHGGQAARITLDAYPDTSFAGHIRQVVPTADRQRATVQVKVTIVDRDPRILPEMGARVDFLEPEAKLAGAPAIASAPRIRVPAAVVHEENGQSIVWLVRDGRLESRAVEAAPTSAGFREIRKGLAGGEMLLAGGVDQPKTGMRVTFTKP
- a CDS encoding ABC transporter ATP-binding protein yields the protein MALVEIRDVYKSFQRDTQHIDVFNGITLDVDEGSFLALMGPSGSGKSTLLNLIAGLDKPNAGTIRVAGSEVSAMKPRQLAPWRARHVGFVFQQFNLLPVLTAYQNVELPLLLTRLSKKERDERVRIALGVVGLDDRMDHYPRQLSGGQEQRVSIARAIVADPTVILLDEPTGQLDGKSSQEVLTLLKRLNAEFRKTIVIVTHDAHAAERATTVLHLEKGDLIRSDSVPSLRAAEAATARVPR
- a CDS encoding class I SAM-dependent methyltransferase, which encodes MATANVYTRRWFSTFLGRIDAAIVDREIAFLRRHLAAGARVLDLCCGTGRHAAPLSDAGFRIVGLDRDASALRDARSWAPAADFVRADMRQLPLETGSVDAAICMWQSFGHLDTEGNEAILGGLARVLLPNGCLVMDLYHLDFHAAHQGERTIERDGERVFESRRMHGDRLRATLRYESSGESEEFEWQLFTPSAIGAMARRAGLEVRLVCAEFDEHVAASSERARMQLVFRGM
- a CDS encoding FtsX-like permease family protein; amino-acid sequence: MKYLPLVLANLGRHKRRTILTITSVALALFLFASLQTVVTTIANAANVGSVRRLVSTSATGIVFPLPISYANRLQAVPGIEAVTYANWFGGRYGDGRKFFGQFAIDPKSYLDMYPEISVQEDQKQAFVQERSAALVGKGLMNAFGWKLGQNVTLQGTIYPGDWTFTIRGTYTPTAASITDDMMFFHHDYLDERTGRQGLVGWYVARIDHPDRAATIAKTIDDQFKNSSYPSKTGTEQAFNASFATMWGNVSLLMGTIGMAVVFAILLVSANAMMMSARERTREVAILKTIGFGDTTLFGVVMLEAAVIAVTGAVIGLGGAKVLYKATHFSGGGFLPGFDVTGTTLALGSAVAIVLMIASGAVPAIRAARLPVISALRQVE
- a CDS encoding glycoside hydrolase family 16 protein; the encoded protein is MKTRADARAVVVLFLAACASAATSNTSGVTTPPVTPPSWTLVWSDEFDGAAGISFDRTKWVADTGGGGWGNQEREFYTTRLDNISLDGNGHLVITALAEPANTVDSCWYGSCRYTSARIKTAGLFSQSYGRFEARIRIPRGQGLWPAFWMLGNNIDLVGWPKSGEIDIMENIGKEPAVVHGTMHGPGYSGAGGIGGPYQLGSGVFADDFHVYAVEWNPNSVQWFVDSAQYFQTTLGSIPSGTTWVFDHPFFLLMNVAVGGGWPGDPDATTTFPQTMVVDYVRVYKKL